The DNA window CCTCCTAAAAAGATTGAAGAAATTCTTATCAGTGTGCTAGGTGAACAGGGAACACCTCTTATTAAAGAATTAATGGGAAAACAAAACATCTCTGAATTTGATCTTGCAACTCGTACCAATAAAGATATCAAAATTATTCGTAAATTACTCTATATTCTCTACAATCATAATCTCGTCGCATTTACTCGCAAAAAAGACAAACAAAAAGGATGGTACATCTATTATTGGACATTACAACCCGATAGCATTAGCTTTAGTTATGTTAAGATGAAAAAAGAGTTACTTGAACGATTACGTGAACAACTAATCTCAGAAGAAAAGGAACTCTACTTTGTCTGTCCAAAAGAATGCACTCGTCTTACATTTGATCAAGCTATGGATTTTGAATTTCACTGCCCTGAATGTGGTGAGCTTCTTGCCCAAGATGATAGTACAGACCGTAAAGCTGGGATCAGAACACAAATCGAAGGGCTCATAGTTGAATTAGCAGAATTAACTCAAGTACGTAAAGTAAGACGAAAAGAAGTCAAAGAAAAACGCAGCAAAGTAGCTGCTCGTAAAAAAGAAGCCGTCAAGAAAAAAGCTGTCGTAAAGAAGGAAAAAGTTGCAAAAAAACCAAAGACTGCTGTTAAGAAACCAACAACCACCAAAAAGACCGTTGCAAAAAAACCGACTAAAAAATAAAAAGAAATAACCTAAAAAAATACTTACCGTTTTCTCTTTCCAACTAATGTTTCAATGGTACGTTCTTCACGAAGAACACGCGCAGTCATTTTTTCGATATTCATTTCCATGTTCGCAACACGACGCTCAAGTAAGATAAGCACACGTAATGAATAGACGATAGCTGCAAGAGTACCAATAATTACTGCAAGAATGACTTCTGCTAATTCTAAACCTGCCATGATAACACCTCTTTTTTAACACCGATTAAAAAAGTGGTCCAGAAACGGGAAATGAACACATTGTATTCATTTCCGTTTAGAAAATCAATGATTTTCCAAAACGGAAAGTTTCTCTACACCTCTTTATATTGGGAAATGGGGATTGTAGAATATATAAACATTACGTTGAATTTTGGGAAGTTGAGCCATTATATTTATAAAAAGCGACCAGATCAACCCCTCAGATGAAAAGCTACGAAGAATTACTTGCAAAAGCGCAAGAAGAATTGCCAGAATTAACACAAGGGGCAGATCGTTTTGCCATTGAAAATGTCAAAGGACACCTTGAAGGAAATAAAACCGTTCTAATCAATCTAAAAAAAATCGCCAAAGACCTACGGCGTGAGCCTGAACATTTACTTAAATATCTCCTGCGTGAACTTGCGACACCTGGAAAGTACGCAGGTGAACGTGCTATTTTTGGTACTAAAGTTGCAGCAGCAATCATTAACAAAAAAATCAAGAAATATGCGAGTGAATTCTTATACTGTTCAGAATGTCATAAACCTGACACAACATTAGAAGAAGAAAAAGAAGTGGTCTATTTAAAATGCTCAGCATGCGGTGTAAAAAAACCAGTTAAGAAAATTTAAGTATGGTATT is part of the Candidatus Woesearchaeota archaeon genome and encodes:
- a CDS encoding translation initiation factor IF-2 subunit beta, encoding MKSYEELLAKAQEELPELTQGADRFAIENVKGHLEGNKTVLINLKKIAKDLRREPEHLLKYLLRELATPGKYAGERAIFGTKVAAAIINKKIKKYASEFLYCSECHKPDTTLEEEKEVVYLKCSACGVKKPVKKI